The Aeromicrobium yanjiei genome includes a region encoding these proteins:
- a CDS encoding TetR/AcrR family transcriptional regulator, with amino-acid sequence MTARQHPDGRVARGQRTREAIIAAHSALLREGELRPTGKAVAERAGVSLRTLWLNFKDIESLLEATGRYWLDHDASSWTSVPADLALTMRIEAFCVQRAARLEGLAPAARSGLTSEPFSPALRAARLQHLDRLHADLVATFGAELGAGRDSVAHRVLFALANSMTWQLLRDDEGLSVEEATDVVRHGFRLVLEAPGVS; translated from the coding sequence ATGACCGCTCGGCAGCACCCCGACGGCCGGGTCGCCCGCGGCCAGCGCACGCGGGAGGCGATCATCGCCGCGCACTCGGCGCTCCTTCGCGAGGGGGAGCTGCGGCCCACGGGCAAGGCGGTCGCCGAGCGCGCGGGGGTGTCGCTGCGGACGCTGTGGCTCAACTTCAAGGACATCGAGTCCCTGCTGGAGGCGACCGGCCGCTACTGGCTCGACCACGACGCGTCGAGCTGGACGTCGGTGCCTGCGGACCTGGCGCTCACGATGCGCATCGAGGCCTTTTGCGTCCAGCGCGCTGCGCGGCTCGAGGGCCTTGCCCCGGCGGCGAGATCGGGGTTGACCAGCGAGCCGTTCTCCCCGGCGTTGCGCGCGGCGCGGCTGCAGCACCTGGACCGCCTGCACGCAGATCTGGTGGCGACCTTCGGGGCCGAGCTCGGCGCCGGCCGGGACTCCGTGGCCCACCGGGTGCTCTTCGCGCTCGCCAACAGCATGACCTGGCAGCTGCTGCGCGACGACGAGGGCTTGAGCGTCGAGGAGGCCACGGACGTCGTACGACATGGTTTCCGTCTCGTGCTCGAAGCTCCGGGCGTATCCTGA
- a CDS encoding branched-chain amino acid ABC transporter permease, which translates to MDRFIFLTVDGLARGAVFAAFALALVLIWRGARIVNFSQGAMAAASTYVAYSVTTATGSYWLGLAAAILSGLLIGAGAERLVMRFVDARQPLNAVIVALGLVLVIQAVLGIVYGSEYRPMKVPFSRTPLSIGDQALLSPYDLFVFGTVVVVMVGLGWAFTRTDLGLTMRAAAFAPDMARLLGVNVGRMLTLSWGLAGAVGGLAALLVVPTELGAHPHATDLVFVYAFTAAVVGGLDSPIGAVVGGLGVGLVLSYVSGYSGSDISAVVILGVLIGVLLLRPSGLFGHTSARLV; encoded by the coding sequence ATGGATCGCTTCATCTTCCTCACCGTCGACGGTCTCGCCCGCGGCGCCGTCTTCGCCGCGTTCGCGCTGGCGCTCGTGCTCATCTGGCGCGGTGCCCGCATCGTCAACTTCTCCCAGGGCGCGATGGCGGCCGCCTCGACGTACGTCGCGTACAGCGTCACGACGGCGACCGGCTCGTACTGGCTCGGGCTCGCGGCCGCGATCCTCAGTGGCCTGCTCATCGGCGCCGGCGCCGAGCGTCTCGTGATGCGCTTCGTCGACGCCCGGCAGCCGCTCAACGCGGTGATCGTCGCGCTCGGGCTCGTGCTGGTGATCCAGGCCGTGCTCGGCATCGTCTACGGCAGCGAGTACCGCCCGATGAAGGTCCCGTTCAGCCGCACGCCCCTCAGCATCGGCGACCAGGCACTGCTGTCGCCGTACGACCTGTTCGTCTTCGGCACCGTCGTGGTGGTCATGGTCGGGCTCGGCTGGGCGTTCACCCGCACCGATCTCGGCCTGACGATGCGAGCTGCGGCCTTCGCACCCGACATGGCCCGGCTGCTCGGGGTCAACGTCGGGCGGATGCTGACGCTGAGCTGGGGCCTCGCCGGTGCGGTCGGCGGGCTCGCCGCACTGCTCGTGGTCCCGACCGAGCTCGGGGCGCACCCCCACGCGACCGACCTCGTCTTCGTCTACGCCTTCACGGCCGCCGTCGTCGGCGGTCTGGACAGCCCGATCGGTGCGGTCGTCGGCGGGCTGGGCGTGGGGCTCGTGCTGTCGTACGTCAGCGGCTACTCCGGCAGCGACATCTCCGCGGTCGTGATCCTCGGGGTCCTGATCGGCGTGCTCCTGCTGAGACCGTCCGGACTGTTCGGCCACACCTCGGCACGGCTGGTGTGA
- a CDS encoding ABC transporter ATP-binding protein — protein MSDSLLAVRGLTAGYGGAPVLQGIDLDVAAGTIVAVVGANGAGKTTLLRALCGTIPVSAGTVTWDGDPLRGTRTEDLVRRGIAHVPEGRGVITELTVEENLRLGHVWRKDKADGRRATDEVYEMFEPLTRRRRSAGHQLSGGERQMLAIGRALVARPRLMMLDEPSLGLAPKVSAQIMALLKRRCDETGLTVLLVEQNVRSAMSIADHGVVLSLGRVVASDSADRIAADDDLRHAYLGF, from the coding sequence ATGAGCGACTCGCTGCTGGCCGTCCGCGGCCTGACCGCAGGATACGGCGGCGCGCCGGTGCTCCAGGGCATCGACCTCGACGTCGCCGCCGGGACGATCGTGGCGGTCGTGGGCGCGAACGGCGCCGGCAAGACCACCCTGCTGCGCGCCCTGTGCGGGACGATCCCGGTCTCCGCCGGCACCGTCACCTGGGACGGGGACCCCCTGCGCGGCACGCGTACCGAGGACCTCGTCCGCCGCGGCATCGCCCACGTCCCCGAGGGTCGTGGGGTCATCACCGAGCTGACCGTCGAGGAGAACCTGCGTCTCGGCCACGTCTGGCGCAAGGACAAGGCCGATGGACGGCGCGCGACCGACGAGGTCTACGAGATGTTCGAGCCCCTCACGCGCCGGCGACGCAGTGCCGGGCACCAGCTCTCCGGCGGCGAGCGGCAGATGCTCGCGATCGGCCGCGCGCTCGTCGCCCGTCCGCGGCTCATGATGCTCGACGAGCCCTCGCTCGGTCTGGCCCCCAAGGTCAGCGCCCAGATCATGGCGCTGCTCAAGAGACGGTGCGACGAGACCGGCCTGACCGTGCTGCTCGTGGAGCAGAACGTCCGCAGCGCGATGTCGATCGCCGACCACGGTGTGGTCCTCTCGCTCGGGCGGGTCGTCGCCAGCGACTCCGCCGACCGCATCGCCGCCGACGACGACCTCCGACACGCCTACCTGGGGTTCTGA
- a CDS encoding ABC transporter ATP-binding protein → MNIETHVTPCDGSRSGAHLTVQDVTVQFGGLTALSDVGFEVRPGQVLGVIGPNGAGKTTLFNVVCGFTRPQTGHLTLDGRPFRPAPQRLVRSGVSRSLQGLGLFPGLSVLENIVAGAGGAARTGWWSGLLALPRTDRDERELHDRAAALIDELGLGAHAHAQPGTLPYAVSKRVALARALVSEPRLLLLDEPAGGLGHDEVLELAELIMSLPSRGAGCSVMLVEHHVDLVMQVCDELVVLDFGRVIATGTPAVVREDPAVAEAYLGAEVDV, encoded by the coding sequence ATGAACATCGAGACGCACGTCACACCGTGTGACGGCAGCCGGTCGGGTGCCCACCTGACGGTGCAGGACGTGACGGTGCAGTTCGGCGGTCTGACGGCTCTGTCGGACGTGGGCTTCGAGGTCCGACCGGGCCAGGTCCTCGGCGTGATCGGTCCCAACGGAGCCGGCAAGACCACCTTGTTCAACGTCGTCTGCGGGTTCACCCGTCCGCAGACCGGGCACCTGACGCTCGACGGCCGGCCGTTCCGGCCCGCACCGCAGCGGCTGGTCCGGTCCGGGGTGTCCCGCAGCCTCCAGGGACTCGGTCTGTTCCCGGGGCTGAGCGTGCTCGAGAACATCGTCGCCGGGGCAGGCGGCGCAGCACGGACGGGATGGTGGTCGGGCCTGCTCGCCCTGCCGCGCACCGACCGCGACGAGCGGGAGCTGCACGACAGGGCCGCAGCCCTGATCGACGAGCTCGGGCTCGGCGCCCACGCGCACGCCCAGCCCGGGACCCTCCCGTACGCGGTCAGCAAGCGGGTCGCCCTGGCCCGCGCGCTCGTCAGCGAGCCGCGCCTGCTGCTGCTCGACGAGCCGGCCGGCGGCCTCGGCCACGACGAGGTCCTCGAGCTGGCTGAGCTCATCATGAGCCTGCCGTCGCGTGGCGCCGGCTGCTCGGTGATGCTCGTCGAGCACCACGTCGACCTGGTGATGCAGGTGTGCGACGAGCTGGTCGTGCTCGACTTCGGCCGGGTCATCGCGACCGGCACACCCGCAGTCGTCCGCGAGGACCCCGCCGTCGCGGAGGCCTATCTCGGGGCCGAGGTGGACGTCTGA